One part of the Mariniblastus fucicola genome encodes these proteins:
- a CDS encoding ankyrin repeat domain-containing protein, with protein MTVRLTGKTGDFLKLAVSAAGRGDLKAVKSVLEQRPHWHKHVGSHGRTMLWEAAHRGKLEVVKFLADRAADINACGTHYTPYFVEVSALCISVHKKHHAVAEFLRSSGAKSNIHMAAFLGDLNSLKKFLSRSPKRLNLGHPQHKMAGKDEDGLEFVSRAAPWATPLCYALRGGDIETVKFLIEAGATIDGFDEQMFIAADDNFEMVKALLENGADKKFAPRVCPDGSELYKLVASYGVRMSKAELNEELVYLCRGDRGGDPETVRQMLQHGADVNFQDSKGKTALHRAAKAGFVETTSILLENGASVYVRDRDQETPLFDAARSTIKKTVQQLAVIDMLLQAGADVETKNRKDQLPASVARKPEVRKRLNARKAP; from the coding sequence GTGACCGTTAGATTGACCGGAAAAACCGGTGATTTTCTAAAGCTCGCAGTTTCCGCTGCAGGACGAGGCGATTTGAAGGCAGTGAAGTCCGTGCTGGAGCAGCGTCCGCATTGGCACAAACACGTTGGCTCACACGGACGGACGATGCTCTGGGAGGCGGCTCATCGAGGTAAGCTGGAAGTCGTGAAATTTTTGGCCGATCGAGCGGCGGATATCAACGCTTGCGGCACCCACTACACGCCTTATTTCGTCGAAGTGAGTGCTCTGTGCATCTCGGTCCACAAAAAACATCACGCAGTCGCGGAATTTCTCAGGAGCTCCGGCGCCAAGTCAAATATCCACATGGCGGCGTTCCTTGGCGACCTGAACTCACTCAAAAAGTTTCTCTCCCGAAGTCCCAAACGACTCAATTTGGGCCATCCTCAACATAAAATGGCAGGCAAGGACGAAGACGGGCTGGAGTTCGTGTCGCGGGCCGCTCCCTGGGCAACGCCGCTTTGCTATGCTTTGCGAGGAGGCGACATTGAGACCGTGAAATTTTTGATTGAAGCTGGAGCGACGATCGATGGCTTTGATGAGCAAATGTTTATCGCCGCTGATGACAACTTTGAGATGGTTAAAGCGTTGCTCGAGAACGGCGCCGATAAAAAGTTTGCTCCACGAGTCTGCCCTGACGGCAGCGAACTCTACAAACTGGTCGCGTCGTACGGTGTGCGAATGAGCAAGGCGGAACTCAATGAGGAGCTTGTTTATCTTTGTCGCGGAGATCGAGGTGGAGATCCGGAAACCGTGCGGCAAATGTTGCAGCACGGAGCTGACGTCAATTTTCAGGACAGCAAAGGCAAAACGGCGCTGCATCGCGCGGCCAAAGCGGGGTTCGTTGAAACGACATCAATCCTGCTGGAAAACGGTGCGTCGGTTTACGTTCGCGACCGTGATCAGGAGACGCCGCTCTTCGATGCAGCACGCTCAACGATCAAAAAGACGGTTCAGCAGCTTGCGGTGATCGATATGCTTCTACAAGCCGGAGCGGACGTGGAGACGAAGAACCGCAAAGACCAGCTGCCCGCTTCGGTCGCCAGGAAGCCGGAAGTGAGAAAACGATTGAATGCTCGAAAGGCACCATAG
- a CDS encoding Lrp/AsnC family transcriptional regulator — translation MPEQFDYQIDELDASLLGELQHDARIGVLELSRRLGVARGTVQARLDRMVEAGVIRNFAANLSLDALGYHVKAYVTVEVKEGQIESVVQPLAKIDEVVEVHSVAAQGDLLCLIAARSNQHLMDVLEKVLTIPDIARTSTAIVLKTQIENRCHQLLASKEV, via the coding sequence ATGCCTGAACAATTTGACTATCAAATCGACGAGTTAGATGCTTCTTTGTTAGGCGAGCTTCAGCATGACGCGCGGATCGGCGTATTGGAATTGTCGCGTCGGTTGGGCGTAGCTCGCGGAACGGTGCAAGCCAGGCTCGATCGGATGGTGGAAGCGGGAGTGATTCGAAACTTTGCCGCCAACCTGAGCCTTGATGCACTTGGCTATCACGTGAAGGCTTACGTGACGGTCGAGGTGAAGGAAGGCCAGATCGAGAGCGTGGTCCAGCCGCTGGCGAAGATCGATGAAGTCGTCGAAGTGCATTCCGTCGCCGCTCAGGGAGATTTGTTGTGCCTCATCGCGGCGCGTTCGAATCAACACCTGATGGACGTGTTGGAGAAAGTGCTGACGATCCCTGACATCGCAAGAACCTCAACGGCGATCGTGCTGAAGACGCAAATTGAAAATCGGTGTCATCAACTGTTGGCATCCAAAGAAGTTTAA
- the hppD gene encoding 4-hydroxyphenylpyruvate dioxygenase → MGPFPHTAPRATISEQNPAGTDGFEFVEFAHPEPQVLRDLFSAMGYVHVASHKSKAIELWQQGDISYLINAEPGTHAAEFIDVHGPCAPSMGWRVVDAEHAFKHAVAKGAQPYQGSGKALDVPAIVGIGGSLIYFIDQYFDTSPYNTEFEWITDAHPTGVGFHYLDHLTHNVFKGNMDKWFKFYGDLFNFREIRFFDIQGKHTGLFSRALTSACGRIRIPINEDRGETGQIVNYLKKYNGEGIQHIAVGAHDIYDSVDAISERGVRFMPGPPEAYYKMSHDRVVGHNEPIDRMQKHGILIDGEGVVDGGETKILLQIFSKTVIGPIFFEFIQRKGDDGFGEGNFKALFESIEAEEMARGDYGDQVSAD, encoded by the coding sequence TTGGGACCCTTTCCACATACCGCCCCGCGGGCGACGATCAGCGAGCAAAACCCTGCCGGAACTGACGGATTCGAGTTCGTCGAATTTGCGCACCCGGAGCCTCAAGTGTTGCGAGATTTATTCTCCGCGATGGGCTATGTTCATGTTGCTTCGCACAAATCGAAAGCGATAGAGCTTTGGCAGCAAGGCGACATCTCTTACCTGATCAACGCCGAACCCGGAACGCACGCGGCCGAGTTCATCGATGTGCACGGTCCCTGTGCGCCGTCGATGGGTTGGCGAGTCGTCGATGCGGAACATGCTTTCAAGCACGCCGTTGCAAAAGGGGCTCAGCCGTACCAGGGTTCGGGCAAGGCTCTGGACGTTCCCGCCATCGTTGGAATCGGCGGATCACTGATTTACTTCATCGATCAGTACTTCGACACCAGTCCGTACAACACCGAATTCGAATGGATCACTGACGCACATCCTACCGGAGTCGGATTTCACTATCTGGACCATCTGACTCACAACGTCTTCAAAGGCAATATGGACAAGTGGTTCAAGTTTTACGGCGACCTGTTTAACTTTCGCGAGATTCGATTTTTCGACATTCAAGGCAAGCACACGGGTCTGTTTAGCCGTGCTCTGACGTCTGCTTGCGGTCGTATCCGAATTCCTATCAACGAAGACCGAGGCGAAACGGGTCAGATCGTGAACTACCTGAAAAAGTACAATGGTGAGGGAATTCAACACATCGCTGTGGGGGCTCACGACATTTACGATTCGGTAGACGCAATTTCCGAACGAGGCGTTCGCTTCATGCCCGGTCCGCCGGAAGCGTACTATAAGATGTCGCATGACCGCGTGGTTGGTCACAATGAGCCAATCGATCGAATGCAGAAGCACGGCATCCTGATCGACGGAGAAGGCGTTGTGGACGGCGGCGAGACGAAGATTCTGCTGCAGATTTTCTCAAAGACCGTGATCGGTCCGATCTTCTTTGAGTTCATCCAACGCAAGGGCGATGATGGGTTTGGCGAGGGCAACTTTAAAGCTCTGTTCGAATCCATCGAAGCCGAAGAAATGGCTCGCGGCGATTACGGCGATCAAGTCTCGGCCGATTAG
- a CDS encoding fumarylacetoacetate hydrolase family protein translates to MLHFLSDSNPPQKGDLTIVSFRDFYAFEQHVKTCRAKRGLDMIPQWYDQPVFYFSNAQSIVGDGASITAPQGCEELDYELELGIVIGKTGRNIAPENAWEHIAGFTIINDFSARDLQRQEMAVGLGPSKGKDFATAVGPKLIPLSDLRDRIDSEGRIDLSMTATVNGKVLSQGNAKTMYFTWPQIVAHASRDVTLVEGELLGSGTVGTGCILELGPENTGGWLKPGDVIELTIEELGTLKNTII, encoded by the coding sequence ATGCTGCACTTTCTATCCGACTCCAATCCGCCGCAGAAAGGCGACCTCACGATCGTATCGTTCCGCGACTTCTACGCCTTTGAGCAACATGTGAAGACTTGCCGAGCCAAACGTGGCCTGGACATGATTCCGCAGTGGTACGACCAACCCGTGTTCTACTTTTCCAACGCTCAATCGATCGTCGGTGACGGCGCCAGCATCACCGCGCCGCAAGGCTGCGAAGAACTGGACTACGAATTGGAACTTGGAATCGTGATCGGCAAAACGGGACGCAACATTGCTCCGGAGAACGCGTGGGAACACATCGCCGGGTTCACGATCATTAATGATTTCAGCGCACGTGATCTGCAACGCCAGGAAATGGCTGTAGGGCTTGGACCGTCAAAAGGGAAAGACTTCGCGACGGCCGTTGGCCCGAAACTGATACCGCTGTCCGATCTTCGCGATCGCATCGACAGCGAAGGTCGCATTGACCTTTCGATGACCGCCACGGTTAATGGCAAAGTGCTCAGTCAGGGCAACGCCAAAACGATGTACTTTACCTGGCCGCAAATCGTGGCTCACGCTTCACGCGATGTCACGCTGGTCGAAGGTGAACTTCTCGGCAGCGGAACCGTGGGGACGGGTTGCATCCTGGAACTGGGGCCGGAAAATACAGGAGGCTGGCTGAAACCCGGCGACGTCATTGAGCTGACAATCGAAGAACTCGGCACTCTCAAGAACACCATCATTTGA
- a CDS encoding DinB family protein encodes MPNITGITIADSLRLVLGYAENLLKDVTPETFGRFATGVNGNPIDSNHPAFIYGHLSIYGHRILKDLGKPVDDLPPGFEENFAKGCVCRDDIDGTLPDMKTVTAYFFKIWNEALDVVLASDDETFQQPNPLGGGFTERFPTLGSVHNFYACGHNMLHLGQMSAWRRMMGLGAA; translated from the coding sequence ATGCCCAACATTACCGGGATCACCATTGCCGACTCACTCCGCCTTGTGTTGGGATACGCGGAAAATCTCCTCAAGGACGTGACTCCGGAAACGTTTGGCCGCTTTGCGACAGGAGTCAACGGAAACCCCATCGACTCAAACCATCCGGCATTCATCTACGGGCATCTCAGCATTTACGGGCATCGGATCTTGAAAGATCTCGGCAAACCGGTTGACGACTTGCCGCCAGGATTCGAAGAAAATTTCGCGAAAGGCTGCGTTTGCCGGGACGATATCGACGGAACACTGCCGGACATGAAGACTGTGACCGCGTACTTTTTCAAGATCTGGAACGAGGCACTCGACGTTGTACTGGCGTCAGATGATGAGACTTTTCAGCAACCGAATCCGCTTGGTGGAGGATTTACTGAAAGATTCCCTACGCTGGGTTCCGTCCACAACTTCTACGCTTGCGGCCACAACATGTTGCACCTTGGCCAAATGAGTGCCTGGCGAAGAATGATGGGACTTGGTGCGGCCTAG
- a CDS encoding SMP-30/gluconolactonase/LRE family protein, which yields MSNLQPRSPSRQTRLILLFPLVACLLFVGCTPPPVESVAEVWGRKGLDDGRFIKPRAIAVDESDQLYIIDMTSRIQVFDHLGKLQNFWKTPECVNGKPCGISILRDGRIAVPDTHYFRVLFYTPEGQLLSEQTIGGQNGRGEGEFGFLTDVVEDSQGNLYVSEYGDFDRIQKFTSDGKYICSLGAHGTEEGEFLRPQGMLVDEKDQLWVADACNHRIQVFDATTEPPTFKFSFGSSGSGIGELSYPYNMLFDGQGFLYVCEFGNHRLQKFDLEGNSHGIWGGPGREPGQLHQPWGMTLDSQGYFHVIDSYNHRVQRFKGVAKEGEPPIDCWQTE from the coding sequence ATGAGCAATCTGCAACCTCGTTCCCCCAGCCGTCAAACTCGACTGATCCTGCTGTTTCCATTGGTCGCTTGCCTTCTTTTTGTCGGCTGCACTCCGCCACCAGTTGAATCAGTCGCTGAAGTTTGGGGACGAAAAGGGCTCGACGACGGCCGCTTCATCAAGCCGCGCGCTATCGCGGTCGATGAATCTGACCAGCTTTACATTATCGACATGACCAGTCGGATTCAGGTTTTCGATCACCTGGGAAAACTGCAAAATTTCTGGAAGACGCCCGAATGCGTCAATGGAAAGCCGTGCGGAATTTCAATTCTGCGTGACGGAAGAATTGCTGTTCCGGACACGCACTACTTTCGCGTGCTGTTTTACACGCCGGAAGGCCAGCTGCTTTCGGAGCAAACGATTGGTGGACAAAACGGGCGTGGAGAAGGCGAGTTTGGCTTTCTGACGGACGTCGTCGAAGATTCACAAGGCAACCTCTACGTCTCTGAGTACGGTGACTTTGACCGAATACAAAAGTTCACTTCTGACGGAAAGTACATTTGTTCGCTGGGGGCTCACGGAACCGAAGAGGGAGAGTTTCTGCGACCGCAGGGAATGCTGGTCGACGAGAAAGATCAACTTTGGGTCGCCGATGCCTGTAATCATCGCATTCAGGTTTTCGATGCGACCACGGAACCTCCGACTTTTAAATTCAGCTTTGGTTCGTCCGGTTCCGGAATCGGAGAACTCAGCTACCCGTACAACATGTTGTTCGACGGGCAAGGCTTTCTCTACGTTTGCGAATTCGGCAACCATCGATTGCAAAAGTTTGATCTGGAAGGAAACTCACACGGGATCTGGGGCGGTCCGGGACGTGAACCGGGGCAGTTACATCAACCGTGGGGAATGACGCTGGACTCGCAAGGCTATTTTCACGTCATCGATTCGTACAACCATCGCGTCCAACGTTTCAAAGGCGTCGCAAAGGAAGGCGAACCGCCGATCGATTGTTGGCAGACCGAGTAG
- a CDS encoding D-2-hydroxyacid dehydrogenase, giving the protein MSDAPTIVTCFPITPAQLETVRTTVAPEFEVLDASQDSINDDIFKADIFFGHAKKAPIDWAGVVEQGRLKWIQSSAAGLDHCLSPEVIACDQIVVSGCSGLFAPQVAETSMALLMGLLRSLPVFFEAKAKREYVRRFTDEIFGKTVGIVGYGGNGQQIAKTLSPMAGKILATDKFPDATVTNGFEGFAHTVYSDSQLHEMLPQCDVVIATLPLSDENEQLLSVKEFGLMKKGSYFINVGRGSVVDQNALIAAIESEHLAGVGIDVASPEPIEQDSKLWQFPNVIITPHIGAQSVHRVPRTIDLFCKNFQRYVGGETLINLVEKQLGYPLPKDRFDMQF; this is encoded by the coding sequence ATGTCCGACGCCCCAACCATCGTCACCTGTTTCCCGATCACGCCTGCTCAACTGGAAACCGTGAGAACAACCGTTGCTCCGGAATTCGAGGTTCTTGACGCCAGCCAGGATTCGATCAACGACGACATTTTTAAAGCGGACATTTTCTTTGGCCATGCCAAGAAAGCTCCGATCGACTGGGCCGGAGTTGTAGAGCAGGGTCGTTTGAAGTGGATTCAGTCTTCAGCCGCGGGGCTGGATCACTGCCTTTCGCCGGAAGTCATTGCCTGCGATCAAATCGTGGTCAGCGGTTGCAGCGGTTTGTTCGCGCCGCAAGTCGCCGAGACTTCGATGGCGTTGCTGATGGGATTGTTGCGAAGCCTGCCGGTTTTCTTCGAAGCCAAAGCCAAGCGAGAATACGTTCGCCGTTTCACCGACGAGATCTTTGGCAAAACAGTCGGCATCGTTGGCTATGGAGGCAACGGACAGCAAATCGCGAAAACGCTCAGCCCAATGGCGGGCAAAATTTTGGCGACCGACAAGTTCCCCGACGCGACGGTCACCAACGGGTTTGAGGGATTCGCTCACACCGTATACTCGGACTCGCAATTGCACGAGATGCTGCCGCAGTGCGATGTCGTGATCGCGACGTTGCCACTAAGCGATGAAAACGAGCAGTTGCTTTCGGTGAAAGAGTTTGGGCTGATGAAAAAAGGCAGTTACTTCATCAACGTTGGTCGGGGCAGTGTCGTTGACCAAAATGCCCTGATTGCGGCGATCGAAAGCGAGCATCTGGCTGGAGTCGGCATCGACGTCGCCAGTCCGGAACCGATTGAACAGGACAGCAAGCTCTGGCAGTTTCCCAACGTGATCATCACGCCGCACATCGGTGCTCAATCTGTTCATCGGGTGCCGAGAACAATCGACCTGTTCTGCAAAAATTTCCAACGCTACGTCGGGGGAGAAACGCTGATCAATTTGGTCGAAAAGCAGCTTGGCTATCCGCTGCCGAAAGATCGTTTTGATATGCAATTCTGA
- a CDS encoding histone deacetylase family protein, whose product MKLFYSDVFELPLPGGHRFPMSKYTLLRERIAERLVGRGAELVLPPAATDRQILLVHSREYLDRVKYGGLSQLEQRRIGFPWSLKMVERSRRSTGATIAAAKAALSDGVAFNLAGGTHHAFADRGQGYCVFNDACVAARVLQSEGLIERAMVVDCDVHQGNGTASIVDGDDSIFTFSIQCESNFPFRKTNGDLDINLPVGTGDERYLTAISQGVQQALTEFEPDIVFYLAGADPYEGDRLGKLAVSKSGLRRRDEWLFRRCFDAKLPVAVSMAGGYANDVGDIVDIHFATVESALDRKLRHSDRPSSSTSTK is encoded by the coding sequence ATGAAGCTTTTCTATTCCGACGTCTTTGAGCTTCCGCTTCCTGGTGGGCATCGATTTCCGATGTCGAAGTACACGTTGCTGCGTGAGCGGATCGCGGAGCGCTTGGTCGGACGAGGCGCGGAACTGGTGCTGCCACCCGCAGCGACCGATCGGCAGATATTGCTGGTCCATTCGCGCGAGTATCTCGATCGCGTCAAGTACGGAGGACTGAGCCAGCTCGAGCAGCGCCGGATCGGATTTCCGTGGTCACTCAAAATGGTCGAGCGTTCACGTCGTTCCACCGGCGCCACGATTGCTGCAGCCAAAGCCGCACTTTCCGATGGCGTCGCGTTCAACCTTGCCGGCGGAACTCATCATGCTTTTGCGGATCGAGGCCAAGGCTATTGCGTGTTTAATGACGCGTGCGTTGCGGCACGAGTCCTGCAATCTGAAGGACTGATCGAGCGGGCGATGGTCGTTGACTGTGACGTTCATCAAGGCAACGGGACCGCGTCGATCGTAGATGGCGACGACTCCATTTTCACTTTCTCGATTCAGTGCGAATCCAATTTTCCGTTTCGCAAAACCAACGGCGATCTCGATATTAATTTGCCAGTCGGCACAGGGGATGAGAGATATCTCACAGCGATTTCACAGGGAGTCCAGCAGGCTTTGACAGAATTCGAGCCTGATATCGTGTTCTACCTGGCCGGCGCAGATCCTTACGAAGGCGATCGATTGGGCAAGCTGGCAGTTTCCAAATCCGGCCTGCGGCGGCGAGACGAATGGTTGTTTCGGCGCTGTTTTGATGCGAAGTTGCCTGTCGCTGTTTCGATGGCGGGTGGCTATGCCAACGATGTTGGTGACATTGTGGACATTCATTTCGCAACAGTTGAATCCGCCCTCGATCGGAAATTGCGTCACAGCGATCGCCCAAGTTCATCTACGTCGACCAAATAA
- a CDS encoding nucleotide pyrophosphohydrolase: MKASVPETSSSEPQSVEPVTLRQAQDRVDQWIKDVGVRYFSELTNLAQLVEEVGEVARIISRTYGEQSSKDSDKDASLKDELADVLFVLVCLANQTGIDLTEAFHENLQKKTRRDATRHRDNKKLQS; this comes from the coding sequence ATGAAAGCTTCTGTGCCCGAGACATCGTCATCCGAACCTCAATCCGTCGAACCTGTCACACTACGACAGGCTCAGGATCGAGTCGACCAGTGGATCAAAGATGTTGGCGTGCGATACTTTTCAGAGCTAACGAATCTGGCTCAGTTGGTCGAAGAAGTCGGCGAAGTCGCCCGGATCATTTCTCGGACGTACGGCGAGCAGTCTTCCAAAGACTCAGACAAGGACGCTTCTCTCAAGGACGAACTGGCTGACGTGCTTTTCGTGCTGGTTTGTTTGGCGAACCAGACCGGCATTGATTTGACGGAAGCATTCCACGAAAACCTGCAAAAAAAGACACGGCGCGACGCAACTCGGCATCGCGACAACAAAAAACTTCAATCCTGA
- a CDS encoding 6-pyruvoyl trahydropterin synthase family protein has protein sequence MSITVMRQVRFCAGHRLLNHEGKCANLHGHNYIVEFHVTGNDVDELGRVVDFAVINKLFKGWIDENWDHGFILWDQDDNAINALEQVTPNRIYQLPYNPTAENMARYLMREIGPRLIETIKGYDLKLSKVVVWETEKSSATVTCDVSRESADARLQFTNATRSFN, from the coding sequence ATGAGCATCACTGTAATGCGACAAGTCCGTTTCTGTGCGGGCCACCGGTTGCTAAACCACGAAGGCAAATGCGCCAATCTGCACGGCCACAACTACATTGTCGAATTTCACGTGACAGGAAACGATGTCGATGAGCTTGGTCGGGTCGTGGATTTTGCAGTGATCAACAAACTGTTTAAAGGCTGGATCGACGAGAATTGGGACCACGGTTTTATCTTGTGGGACCAGGACGACAACGCGATCAATGCTCTGGAACAGGTTACTCCGAACCGGATTTATCAGCTGCCCTACAATCCGACGGCCGAAAATATGGCTCGGTATCTGATGCGTGAAATCGGCCCGCGACTGATCGAGACCATCAAGGGATATGATCTGAAACTTTCCAAGGTCGTGGTTTGGGAAACAGAGAAGTCATCTGCGACAGTGACGTGTGATGTCAGTCGCGAGTCTGCCGACGCCAGGTTGCAGTTCACGAACGCCACGCGATCGTTCAACTGA
- a CDS encoding RNA-binding protein: protein MARDVEEYVLENQTSVHLDLLITFVARCRPKAVQDFLDDTFTQTRQPEVKQRAARWLQYLDDDRGFRWAVSELELQNTSHSVELLSIVAAWYAWHDSMMSQHETSDRRSLKLTPAVASALDDAFRVAVNETPGDLDSPSPAAIDVLGDAIVGLSDSDARDLLVDFLEQVGGRTAAKKPQVFDRLISEYSRRYCDRWLLDYCVDQAQFQIDDRRRMSESIQRCLNRLCRKSEAELKISAIESYDMLLRQLPTKAAIDAGLFAIENGVLFSHEFLRWYRQRVDSWAESKANFVAVTDQLNHRKPDRFDFVSAEILAAAYSGTQNRRITNSLTNRIWPAPRSADKLANSPGLHKDLLAIDLISDDPPGYESLRLLSRIAIPVVQCEYTTIRNNKSTSDLFKLFHRHDFAMDLDPDEYLELLRQQIIENGELDSCCNGKLVGSRYLFSSYEKICGVFSMLNRETSINGKRSIVNDFWKLADLTDGKFQPSALRIGLNKHSSETTCSFIWRDKTFSFPVSDYSASLIPPLNAILRSEGLDECFVVVQGYPTVKLLDDNSEVVLCGPTEVFDELETEFGLFISVR, encoded by the coding sequence ATGGCCCGTGACGTTGAAGAGTATGTTTTGGAAAACCAAACCAGTGTCCATCTGGATTTGCTGATTACGTTCGTCGCAAGGTGCCGGCCAAAAGCCGTTCAGGATTTCCTGGATGATACGTTTACGCAGACTCGTCAGCCGGAGGTAAAACAACGCGCCGCCCGCTGGCTGCAGTACCTCGATGACGATCGCGGCTTTCGCTGGGCGGTTTCCGAACTCGAATTGCAGAACACATCTCACTCTGTAGAGTTACTGTCGATCGTGGCTGCATGGTATGCCTGGCATGACTCCATGATGTCTCAGCATGAAACGTCCGATCGCCGATCGTTGAAGCTGACCCCTGCCGTGGCGTCTGCACTCGATGACGCATTCCGGGTCGCAGTCAACGAAACACCTGGCGATCTGGATTCCCCTTCGCCGGCGGCGATCGATGTACTTGGCGATGCAATCGTCGGCCTTTCCGATTCGGATGCCAGAGATCTGTTGGTCGATTTCCTGGAACAGGTCGGCGGCAGAACGGCGGCGAAAAAGCCACAGGTCTTTGATCGCCTGATTTCGGAGTACAGTCGTCGATATTGTGACCGCTGGTTGCTGGATTATTGCGTTGATCAAGCTCAGTTTCAGATCGATGATCGGCGACGCATGTCTGAATCGATTCAACGCTGTCTAAATCGACTGTGCCGAAAATCGGAAGCGGAACTAAAGATCTCTGCGATTGAATCCTATGATATGCTGCTCAGACAACTGCCAACCAAAGCAGCGATTGACGCTGGACTGTTTGCGATTGAAAACGGCGTACTGTTTTCGCATGAGTTTCTAAGGTGGTATCGACAGCGAGTGGATTCATGGGCGGAATCGAAAGCGAATTTTGTTGCGGTCACCGATCAGTTGAACCACAGAAAGCCGGATCGATTTGATTTTGTGAGTGCAGAGATTCTGGCGGCAGCCTACAGCGGCACACAGAACCGCAGGATCACGAATTCGCTAACGAATCGGATTTGGCCCGCGCCTCGTTCGGCAGACAAACTCGCTAACAGCCCTGGTTTACACAAAGATTTGCTTGCCATTGATCTGATCAGTGACGATCCTCCCGGCTACGAAAGCCTGAGACTACTTTCGAGGATTGCGATTCCTGTGGTGCAGTGCGAATACACGACCATTCGCAACAACAAGTCAACATCGGATCTGTTCAAGCTGTTTCATCGTCATGACTTTGCGATGGATCTCGATCCTGACGAGTACCTTGAATTGCTTCGGCAACAGATTATTGAGAACGGCGAACTTGACAGTTGCTGCAACGGAAAACTGGTCGGCAGTCGTTATCTGTTTTCCAGCTACGAGAAAATTTGCGGTGTGTTTTCAATGCTGAACCGCGAGACGTCGATCAACGGCAAGCGTTCGATCGTCAACGATTTTTGGAAGCTGGCAGATTTGACCGACGGAAAGTTTCAACCGTCTGCCTTGCGTATCGGGCTGAACAAGCATTCTTCCGAGACAACCTGTTCGTTTATCTGGCGTGACAAAACGTTTTCGTTTCCCGTCAGCGATTATTCCGCAAGCCTGATCCCGCCCTTGAATGCAATCCTGCGCAGCGAAGGGTTAGACGAGTGCTTTGTGGTCGTGCAGGGCTATCCCACAGTCAAATTGCTGGACGACAATTCGGAAGTTGTCCTTTGCGGTCCGACAGAAGTTTTCGACGAACTTGAGACGGAATTTGGCCTGTTCATTTCTGTCCGGTAG